One Algoriphagus sp. Y33 genomic window, GGAAGCCTATCTGCCGGGATGGACACGGAAGATGGAGTGGCTGGAAACCGACGCCGACCGCATGAAAAGGGCCGGACAGCTGTTGGAAGCCTCCGGGGCCAGCCATCCGGTATTCGGGGAACTTGCGCGGTACAAAGGGGAACTTGACCCGGAATTCCACCGATGGCTCAGCATGTATTGGACAGGGAGGCTCCGCGGGGAAGCCCTGGAATTTGCCTCCTACGCCCGCCCCAAAAGCGATGACTGGGGCGAACTCCTGCTCCGGCACGGAATGGACAGGAAAGATCTGGCCCTTGCGAAAGCAGGAAAAACAGTCCCCGCGGAATGGGCTGAGTCTGTCTATCTGGAAAACCGTCTGTTGGAACAATTGACCCGGATCCCGTTTTTCAACCTCACCGCCACTCTTCCCCCCGCGCTGCGGGATCAGGTGGATGGGTTGTATCTGATAAGAGAGCACAAAAACCTTCCACAGGCAGATTCCCTGATCGTAAAAGCATTGAATCAGTCGGAAAACCCTTGGGTGGCAGAATACCTTGACAGACTATACCGTGGCAATCTGGCCGGTCGGGAAATACTAAACCGGCCATTTATCGGGGAAGACGGGCATAACGTGTATCCGGAATCATGGAAAGGCAAGCTGGTCTTTATGGACTTCTGGCTCAGCGGGTGCGGGGCCTGCCTCAAGTTTGCCAAAAGCCAGTTCCTGCCCCTGATGGAAAAATATAAAGACCATCCGGATATCCTCTTTGTCACCGTCTCGGGAGACAATGACAGGGCGAGATGGAAGAAGAGTCTGGCCGGTGGGCTTTATACATCCGCTGCCTCCCTGGACCTGTATTCCGGGGGTACGGAACATCCGGTACTCCGCCAGTACCAGATCCAGTCCTTTCCTGCCCAGCTACTGCTGGACAGCGGGGGGAAAATCCTCCGTACCGGGAATTTTCCGGATACCCTAGAAGGCTGGGACGAGCTGGTCCAGACCTGCCTGAACCGCCCGGTTTCAGAAGCCGCCTATCCAGAACCCACCAACCCAACTGCAAAATGAGACAAAACCACACAGTACAGTTCAGGACACTGGTGGTGTTCCTGATATGCCTGTGGCATGGCCTGCCTGTCCATGCCTTGCAGAACGACACACAATATACCCTACACGGGACGATAAAAGATGCGGAAACCCGGGAGCCGCTTGCAGGGGCACTGGTGTATATAGAAGAACCCGGCAGGTCTGTCGTTGCAGATCCCGACGGGAATTTCCGGCTGGAACTCCCACCGGGAGAATATAAGCTGGTGGTCAGTTTTATAGGGTAC contains:
- a CDS encoding TlpA disulfide reductase family protein gives rise to the protein MKKNILICLVGLLCLPTSTLPAQVADSPGADFLHRSSPIVSPEQGDTHRGGETRSDTLPEDFDLVDHSGQGQEGEGSSASVVGFFTLKGEIRPSADILPPLHYELRELELDSRYDYATILQDTLPLGTGQFFTGTGGMKTFQVRLPLGQPIARLHLLIGNQPLLEDIWVQPGDSLSVRYDRKSGRLLFSGPQAGKARLQLHLQEAARSAALGRNPVMILSDAAAMIGSPEREAQYRRVEEAYLPGWTRKMEWLETDADRMKRAGQLLEASGASHPVFGELARYKGELDPEFHRWLSMYWTGRLRGEALEFASYARPKSDDWGELLLRHGMDRKDLALAKAGKTVPAEWAESVYLENRLLEQLTRIPFFNLTATLPPALRDQVDGLYLIREHKNLPQADSLIVKALNQSENPWVAEYLDRLYRGNLAGREILNRPFIGEDGHNVYPESWKGKLVFMDFWLSGCGACLKFAKSQFLPLMEKYKDHPDILFVTVSGDNDRARWKKSLAGGLYTSAASLDLYSGGTEHPVLRQYQIQSFPAQLLLDSGGKILRTGNFPDTLEGWDELVQTCLNRPVSEAAYPEPTNPTAK